A portion of the Caenorhabditis elegans chromosome III genome contains these proteins:
- the pros-1 gene encoding Homeobox protein prospero homolog 1 (Confirmed by transcript evidence): MSSGLPSIAATAQPSANGFSFNNGFPPFGIYYSQLPPVNSNGSTPNSSNRFKVKRHRQRVDAGEPRNTYQGASTSVSSNSSSSSSTSNTNSTPSSSSTSSKKSTEGMTETETMTASIEQEKVIQNEESEAGKDGMEEHDDGMNDFEIIDDTNDEVEESEERESPESNSSSASKRKSFQPQKIGEELGIEFGDETEQINVTVGGTEEAEETTDEAEGRELSALQAQLQNGHIAEQQRRFYAAFLDQQRKQVAAAQILHNGKINIERLVSSVKGDLVTNFMKDLEKVIRDWAADEVLKQEAAAPPQIPQPPPQFHPIFPANPLFHMAPPHHPVAGGGIFPPNFNAFNAFNALRRNLQDVDTSSEMKKKRTKVEIKKEDAMSSRASPLSASASPPLSRFFPAPTMVGHYGGMNFGDREDSPTNSDELSECGYEGGGSSSMLTPMHLRKAKLMFFYTRYPNSNLLKSYFPDIRFNKNNTAQLVKWFSNFREFYYNQMEKFARQALAEGITDRNDIFVSKDSELFKVLNTHYNRNNHIKAPDRLVFVVQETLREFHDAIKQGKDIEPSWKKTIYKVINRLEDQIPDFFKEPNFLERLET, encoded by the exons ATGTCATCTGGATTGCCTTCGATTGCTGCTACCGCACAACCGAGTGCCAACGGATTCAG CTTTAACAACGGATTCCCACCATTCGGTATTTACTACTCTCAACTTCCCCCTGTTAACTCTAACGGATCCACCCCGAATTCAAGTAACCGATTCAAAGTGAAACGCCATCGACAGAGAGTTGACGCCGGTGAACCAAGAAACACATATCAG GGAGCCTCTACATCAGTCTCTTCAAATAGTTCTTCATCATCGTCTACATCAAATACAAATTCAACaccttcttcatcttcaacaTCTTCAAAGAAGTCAACGGAAGGGATGACTGAGACGGAAACGATGACAGCTTCAATTGAACAG GAAAAAGTGATTCAAAATGAAGAATCGGAAGCTGGTAAAGATGGAATGGAAGAGCATGATGATGGAATGAATGATTTCGAAATTATTGATGATACAAATGATGAAGTTGAAGAATCAGAAGAACGGGAGAGCCCTGAAAGTAACAGTAGCTCTGCTTCAAAAAGGAAAAGCTTTCAACCACAGAAAATTGGAGAGGAGTTAGGAATTGAATTTGGAGATG aaacGGAGCAAATTAATGTTACTGTTGGAGGTACAGAAGAAGCCGAAGAGACTACAGATGAAGCTGAAGGTAGAGAACTCTCGGCTCTTCAAGCTCAGCTTCAAAATGGACATATCGCTGAGCAGCAGAGACGATTTTATGCTGCATTTTTAGATCAGCAACGGAAACAGGTTGCAGCGGCACAG attttGCACAATGGAAAGATCAACATCGAACGTCTTGTCTCCTCGGTTAAAGGAGATTTAGTTACCAATTTCATGAAAGATTTGGAAAAGGTGATCCGTGATTGGGCTGCCGATGAAGTATTAAAGCAAGAAGCTGCTGCTCCTCCTCAGATTCCACAACCTCCACCTCAATTCCATCCAATTTTCCCTGCAAACCCATTGTTCCACATGGCGCCTCCACATC ATCCAGTTGCTGGAGGTGGAATTTTTCCTCCAAACTTCAATGCATTTAACGCATTCAACGCTCTCCGAAGAAATCTTCAAGACGTAGATACCTCGTcggaaatgaaaaagaagcgAACAAAGGTGGAAATCAAGAAAGAAGACGCAATGAGTAGCCGTGCATCACCATTGAGTGCATCTGCCAGCCCACCACTCTCCAGATTCTTTCCAGCACCAACTATGGTTGGACACTACGGTGGAATGAACTTTGGAGATCGAGAGGACTCACCAACAAATTCCGATGAGCTCAGTGAATGTGGATATGAAGGTGGTGGCTCAAGTTCAATGTTAACACCAATGCACTTGAGAAAGGCAAAGCTGATGTTTTTCTACACACGATATCCAAATTCAAATCTGCTGAAATCGTATTTCCCTGATATCCGATTCAATAAGAATAACACTGCACAATTGGTGAAATGGTTCAGTAACTTCAG agagttCTACTACAATCAGATGGAGAAGTTCGCGAGACAAGCTCTCGCTGAGGGAATTACTGATAgaaatgatatttttgtgtcaaaagacagtgaacttttcaaagttttgaatacACATTATAACAGAAATAATCATATTAAG GCACCAGATCGTCTTGTATTTGTGGTTCAAGAGACTCTTCGTGAGTTTCATGATGCAATCAAACAGGGAAAAGATATTGAACCATCATGGAAGAAAACAATCTATAAG GTTATCAATCGATTGGAAGATCAGATTCCCGACTTCTTCAAGGAGCCAAACTTCCTCGAGCGTCTTGAAACATAA